Below is a genomic region from Desulfobulbaceae bacterium.
ACGAAAAGCTCGCAGATAGCTGACAATCTCAACAATCAATCCCACAGGTGTGGTCATCGGCGGCGGCTGATCTGCAACCAGGTTTGGCTTGATCAACACTCTCCCTGAACGTGGCAGAATATCGACAAGTCCAGCCGCGTCCAAGAGAGCCCCAAGCTGGCGCCAGCCAATAAATTCACTTGTATAAACCGCAGCCAAAGTCAGATCACCATGACAACGGCAGGATGGCTCTTAAACAGGGCAAACAGTTCATTGCGCTCAACCTCATCACGAACAACGAGATCGATGTTCCAGCTATGATACTTACCACCAGTGCTCCCCTTGGAATAAAACAAAAGAAACTCACGACCAGAAAGGATGGCCTCCACAGCCTCCCGCACCCCGTCCCGGTCCTGTCCAATTACCCGGTAGGACCACTGACAGGGATAGACTATCACACCATTCTCTCGGTCAATCTCCATGACACACCTCATCAGGGGATATTCACGGCTCGCGCCGATCACACGCAGGCGCCAGTGGATAAACGACCGGAGCCCTGCATATTTTCTTAAAAACACAGGGATCAATTCAAAAAAACCCCTTCTAAGTTACAAATCATTTATCGATATCTAAATGAAATCGATAAATTTTCTGACGATTTGTATCTTTCATAATAAATACCGGCGGCATCCCGGTTGGGAAGCTGAACAGTTACGGTTCTGGGCTTCGGCACCTTTCTGGGTCAGAAGGTGGATAGTTACACAAAAGTTAGGCTTAATTTGAAACCCTCACTTAACATCCCGGCAACAATACAGAGCTGGCAAAGGAAAGGCAAGTCCAGAAATCATCAGCAGCATCTCCAGAGCCAGATTCCAGGACCAAAAAGACAAGCGCATCATTAAATACTTTACTCCTATTATTCACCACATTATTGATCATTATAAAGAAAAAAAGGAATTGCCATATTAAAATTACGTGGTATATCGTGATAGGTAATAGTACTTACGTGGCAGTACATAAAGAAGCGCCGCCACTAACACGATTCGATTCACCGAACGTACTTACCACGCCTGCCAATACCACAGGGAGGGAACATGAAGACAGACAATTTCAAAAGCATCAAGGCTCAACTCAACGGCATTTCCCGCCGAGACTTCATGAAATACTGTTCGATCATGGCAAGCTCCATGGGCCTGTCCACTGGTATGGCGCCCAAAATCGCTGAAGCCATCGCCAATCCAGCCCGACGTCCGCCAGTTATCTGGCTGCACGGCCAAGAATGCACCGGCTGCACCGAGACCCTGCTCCGCCCGTCCCACCCCACCCTGGAAAATCTGATCCTGGACATCATCTCCCTCGATTACCACGAAACCTTGAACGTCGGCTCCGGCCATCAGGCAGAGGCCGCGCTCAAACAGTCCATGCAGGAAAACGCCGGTAAATACATCCTGGTCATTGAAGGCGCTATTCCCATTAAAGAAAACGGCATCTACTGTATGATCGGCGGCAAGACCTTCATGAGCATGGTGGAAGAGACCGCCGCCCGTGCCGGGGCCATCATCGCCATCGGCTCATGCGCCGCTTGGGGCGGAATCCCCTCGGCCGCCCCCAATCCCACCGGCGCCATTGGCGCGACAGAACTGCTCCAGGGAAAAACCGTCGTGTGCATCCCCGGTTGCCCTCCCAATCCGTACAA
It encodes:
- a CDS encoding DUF493 domain-containing protein — encoded protein: MIGASREYPLMRCVMEIDRENGVIVYPCQWSYRVIGQDRDGVREAVEAILSGREFLLFYSKGSTGGKYHSWNIDLVVRDEVERNELFALFKSHPAVVMVI
- a CDS encoding hydrogenase small subunit, which codes for MKTDNFKSIKAQLNGISRRDFMKYCSIMASSMGLSTGMAPKIAEAIANPARRPPVIWLHGQECTGCTETLLRPSHPTLENLILDIISLDYHETLNVGSGHQAEAALKQSMQENAGKYILVIEGAIPIKENGIYCMIGGKTFMSMVEETAARAGAIIAIGSCAAWGGIPSAAPNPTGAIGATELLQGKTVVCIPGCPPNPYNFLSTVVHFLTFGSLPSLDDQGRPKFAYGRLIHENCERRPHFDAGRFAEQFGDEGHRLGYCLYKLGCKGPVTHANCPEILFNDVGGGTWPVGTGHPCFGCVEKGIGFNMPLFTQAEIQHPTPSAIQAPITPDHPSGATIQGAALAGAAVGAVIGASAIAMKNLGNAKRDGQSSKED